The Schistocerca cancellata isolate TAMUIC-IGC-003103 chromosome 4, iqSchCanc2.1, whole genome shotgun sequence genome contains a region encoding:
- the LOC126183715 gene encoding mucin-19-like has product MDTKEATVSTDGPEAANTGDRDLKNFPHGNGEPLRTHDHTATERKVHTTSTEEETGISKKSETFVSYDSDSDDSATTCKRARFDVNLANELECSSETVKESSAMNYVKYSGMTVSEGEEQPKNKVTPKGVEIIYDLSDVDSEIMFHTESPSASAMSTSSTENTLEAQITETNEEIVKRFEQVLVSKGLIPDGAINWQAVAEQITDEEIGGLTAKELEDFFLDKICKIFQISSYPKDLAIAHFKDIKLTKMMDNIKSETSDTQNRVNRVQKFIDDHNLALRAREASKSEQQIPSTAGMSSGQETRKEGAHYKTSTTLVHDKSTSVEHINEIKGNTLPVRETKSGMVPTQGALYSFHASLEANTEESANSLLGKSGENTPVLPKPMSNAKTLVSQKQQNQLAREKINTLPVRETKSGIIPTQRAMCLFHASLAANTKESANNVCVKCGENTPVLPKPVSSDKALMSQKQKNQLAGKIFNTASQTGQRTKMFPVHQAPKSNPCKNNTNTCIEVIDLTEDDDDDEQFTKSATSTSSVAETMATTSKATGSTLAPNTSVGKIKASGSTAKPVPANPVMDTTSVTKYIALTRKVSGTRTTLAPSTSVEKQKIEIKLPGTTTKPAHSNLVTGTSSVTKNIPSTSKAMGSRATLATNTSGGMRGKRIQGSRSTVKPAPATTVQINAESGGSSAGTSTNVAPNSETVKPEPQLGVSAIIVLSANGKKTNIFLVPQSAGSIPLLTLGTQNNVVMTVEDINPQQNQEEHNN; this is encoded by the coding sequence GTGAGCCATTACGTACCCATGACCATACAGCTACTGAAAGAAAAGTCCATACTACATCAACAGAGGAAGAAACAGGTAtcagtaaaaaatctgaaacattTGTATCATATGATAGTGATTCTGATGATTCTGCCACAACATGTAAGAGGGCTAGATTTGATGTGAATTTGGCAAATGAGCTTGAATGTTCAAGTGAAACTGTTAAGGAATCCAGTGCCATGAATTATGTGAAATACAGTGGAATGACAGTCTCAGAGGGTGAAGAACAACCTAAAAATAAAGTAACTCCTAAAGGCGTAGAAATAATATATGATTTGAGTGATGTAGACAGTGAAATAATGTTTCATACAGAATCACCATCAGCATCTGCTATGAGCacatcttcaacagaaaatacactgGAAGCTCAAATTACTGAGACAAATGAGGAAATTGTAAAAAGATTTGAACAGGTTCTGGTATCAAAGGGACTGATCCCAGATGGTGCAATTAACTGGCAAGCTGTTGCAGAACAAATTACTGATGAAGAAATTGGTGGCTTAACTGCAAAAGAATTAGAAGATTTTTTTCttgacaaaatttgtaaaatttttcaaatctcTAGTTATCCTAAAGACTTAGCCATTGCTCATTTCAAAGACATAAAGCTTACTAAGATGATGGATAATATTAAAAGTGAAACTTCAGATACTCAGAATCGAGTAAATAGAGTGCAGAAATTCATAGATGATCACAATCTTGCATTAAGAGCCAGAGAGGCCAGCAAGTCAGAACAGCAAATACCATCTACAGCTGGAATGTCAAGTGGGCAGGAGACTAGGAAAGAGGGAGCCCATTATAAGACATCAACTACACTTGTTCATGACAAGAGTACCTCAGTAGAACACATAAATgaaattaagggaaatacattgccAGTAAGAGAAACAAAGTCAGGTATGGTTCCCACACAAGGTGCTCTGTACTCGTTCCATGCATCATTGGAAGCTAATACTGAGGAAAGTGCTAACAGTCTTCTTGGTAAGAGTGGGGAGAATACTCCAGTACTGCCTAAACCAATGAGCAATGCAAAGACATTGGTGTCTCAAAAGCAGCAAAATCAATTAGCCAGGGAAAAAATTAATACATTGCCAGTAAGAGAAACAAAGTCAGGGATAATTCCCACACAAAGAGCCATGTGCTTATTCCATGCATCGTTGGCAGCTAATACGAAGGAAAGTGCAAACAATGTTTGTGTTAAATGTGGTGAGAATACTCCAGTACTGCCTAAACCAGTGAGCAGTGACAAAGCATTGATGTCTCAGAAGCAGAAAAATCAATTGGCTGGGAAAATATTTAATACTGCCTCTCAAACTGGGCAAAGAACAAAGATGTTCCCTGTTCATCAAGCACCAAAGTCAAACCCTTGCAAAAATAATACAAATACATGCATTGAAGTAATTGATCTtacagaagatgatgatgatgatgaacagtttacaaaatctGCTACAAGTACTAGCTCAGTTGCAGAAACTATGGCTACAACAAGTAAAGCAACTGGGTCAACTTTGGCTCCTAATACTTCAGTTGGCAAAATTAAAGCATCAGGAAGTACTGCTAAACCAGTACCTGCTAATCCAGTTATGGATACTACCTCAGTTACAAAATATATAGCTTTAACAAGAAAGGTATCAGGTACCAGGACAACTTTGGCTCCTAGTACTTCAgttgaaaaacaaaaaatagaaataaaactacCAGGAACTACTACAAAGCCAGCACATTCTAACCTAGTTACAGGTACCAGCTCAGTTACAAAAAATATACCTTCAACAAGTAAAGCAATGGGTTCTAGGGCAACTTTGGCTACTAATACTTCAGGTGGAATGCGTGGTAAAAGGATTCAAGGATCAAGAAGTACTGTCAAGCCAGCACCTGCTACCACAGTCCAAATTAATGCAGAATCAGGTGGATCATCAGCAGGTACTTCTACAAATGTGGCACCTAATAGTGAAACTGTAAAACCAGAACCTCAGCTTGGAGTATCTGCAATAATTGTACtgtctgcaaatggaaaaaagacaaacatttttcttgttcCACAGTCAGCTGGCTCTATACCATTATTgactcttggtacacaaaacaatgtAGTTATGACAGTGGAAGACATAAATCCACAGCAAAACCAAGAAGAACATAACAATTAA